A window from Telopea speciosissima isolate NSW1024214 ecotype Mountain lineage chromosome 8, Tspe_v1, whole genome shotgun sequence encodes these proteins:
- the LOC122670615 gene encoding phosphatidylinositol transfer protein 3-like — protein sequence MGSEEASKFSQDCIESNEIERNKVGLMRTFVEKEDPSAKEEDDLQIRRFLRARDLDIEKASALFLKYLKWRHSFVPKGSIPESEIQNHLDQNKLFMQGLDKKGRPIVLVLANRHFPTKGGVDCFKRCVVYALDRICARMPQEQEKFVGIADLEGWGYSNSDIRGYLGALSILQDCYPERLGKLLLVHVPYLFMKAWKIVYPFIDKNTREKIVFVENKKLFSSLLDDINENQIPEIYGGKLPLVPIQDS from the exons ATGGGTTCTGAAGAGGCATCAAAATTTTCTCAAGACTGCATAGAAAGCAATGAGATTGAACGCAACAAAGTGGGTCTCATGAGAACCTTTGTTGAAAAAGAAGATCCCTCTGCTAAG GAAGAGGATGATCTGCAAATCAGAAGGTTTCTGCGTGCTCGAGATCTAGATATCGAGAAGGCTTCTGCTTTATTCCTGAAGTATCTAAAATGGAGACATTCATTTGTCCCCAAGGGTTCCATTCCTGAATCAGAAATCCAAAACCATCTTGATCAGAACAAGTTGTTTATGCAAGGATTGGATAAGAAGGGGAGGCCCATAGTACTTGTTCTTGCTAACAGACATTTTCCAACTAAAGGGGGTGTAGATTGTTTCAAGC GTTGTGTAGTTTACGCTCTCGACAGAATATGTGCCAG GAtgccacaagaacaagaaaagtTTGTTGGTATTGCAGACCTTGAAGGATGGGGTTACTCAAACTCTGACATCCGTGGATACCTAGGAGCTTTATCAATCTTGCAG GATTGTTACCCAGAAAGGCTAGGGAAGTTGCTTCTAGTCCATGTTCCTTACCTATTTATGAAAGCATGGAAGATTGTTTACCCATTTATTGACAAGAACACCAGGGAGAAG ATAGTATTTGTGGAAAACAAGAAGCTTTTTTCAAGTCTACTTGATGACATCAATGAGAACCAGATACCAGAGATCTATGGAGGTAAACTGCCACTGGTTCCTATCCAAGACAGTTAA
- the LOC122670614 gene encoding cytochrome b-c1 complex subunit Rieske, mitochondrial-like, protein MLRVAGRRLSSLSWRPNQTASTVLCRNLMGGDTASDDSRPIYSPHDPYFRSAFRDAVRGFSSESLAPRHDLGMISDLPATVAAVKNPSSKITYDDHNHERFPPGDPSKRAFAYFVLTGGRFVYASLIRLLILKFVLSMSASKDVLALASLEVDLSSIEPGTTVTVKWRGKPVFIRRRTDDDIKLANSVDLGSLRDPQEDAARVKNPEWLIVIGVCTHLGCIPLPNAGDFGGWFCPCHGSHYDISGRIRKGPAPYNLEVPTYSFMEENKLMIG, encoded by the exons atgttgagggttgcaGGGAGGAGACTCTCATCTCTTTCATGGCGGCCGAACCAGACCGCTTCGACGGTCCTCTGCAGGAATTTGATGGGCGGGGATACCGCCTCGGATGATTCTAGACCGATCTATTCTCCTCATGATCCTTACTTTAGATCGGCCTTTCGTGACGCGGTTAGAG GATTTTCTTCTGAATCGCTTGCTCCAAGACATGATCTTGGGATGATATCTGACCTTCCGGCCACTGTAGCTGCTGTGAAGAACCCATCCTCAAAGATTACATATGATGATCACAACCATGAGCGGTTCCCACCCGGTGACCCTAGCAAGCGGGCATTTGCCTACTTTGTCTTGACAGGTGGGAGATTTGTATATGCATCTCTGATCCGGCTTTTGATTCTCAAGTTTGTGCTGAGTATGTCTGCCAGCAAGGATGTTCTAGCCCTTGCTTCCCTTGAGGTTGACCTCTCAAGCATTGAACCGGGGACAACTGTGACTGTCAAGTGGCGTGGAAAGCCGGTGTTTATCAGGCGTCGAACTGACGATGATATCAAGCTGGCCAACAGTGTTGACTTGGGATCTCTGAGGGATCCTCAGGAGGATGCAGCTAGGGTTAAGAACCCAGAATGGCTCATTGTCATTGGTGTCTGTACTCATTTGGGTTGCATCCCTCTACCGAATGCTGGGGACTTTGGTGGATGGTTTTGCCCATGCCATGGATCCCACTATGACATATCTGGCAGGATACGCAAGGGCCCTGCACCCTACAACTTGGAGGTACCCACTTACAGCTTCATGGAAGAAAACAAGCTAATGATTGGTTGA